In one window of Cytophagaceae bacterium ABcell3 DNA:
- a CDS encoding DJ-1/PfpI family protein — MKVAVVISTVGFHWEELYDAYKEFQKSGSEINFYTVNGHQPKGDPKSLEKNEVMSTFGLGLSESFSPDTEIGKEIVNKFSQVQPVGNMNTDETDIIYLPGGHGCLFDVNIDRELHQKILEAYQKGKLLSAVCHGTSTFGFVNDGSKPIVADKKMTGFPEKLDNILLKAGWVHEKFVPIPYSNEDKMKKSGAKVSNFNFLRSLFTPGHTEVDYPFVTGVGPKAAENVAKKTLKLAEKRLQKAQA; from the coding sequence ATGAAAGTAGCAGTGGTCATAAGTACAGTAGGTTTTCATTGGGAAGAGTTGTATGACGCTTACAAAGAGTTTCAAAAAAGCGGGTCTGAGATCAATTTTTATACGGTAAACGGGCATCAACCTAAGGGAGATCCGAAAAGTCTGGAGAAAAATGAAGTCATGAGCACATTTGGCTTGGGGCTATCTGAATCTTTTTCACCTGATACCGAAATAGGGAAAGAAATCGTCAATAAGTTTAGCCAAGTACAGCCGGTTGGAAACATGAATACGGATGAAACAGATATTATTTACCTACCGGGAGGCCATGGCTGCTTATTCGATGTAAACATAGACAGGGAGCTACACCAAAAAATATTAGAAGCTTATCAGAAAGGCAAGTTGCTATCGGCAGTATGTCACGGTACATCCACCTTTGGGTTTGTAAACGACGGAAGCAAACCCATAGTAGCCGACAAAAAGATGACAGGCTTTCCTGAAAAACTTGACAATATTTTATTAAAAGCAGGATGGGTTCACGAGAAATTTGTGCCTATCCCCTATTCTAACGAAGATAAAATGAAAAAGTCAGGAGCCAAAGTCAGCAACTTCAACTTTCTAAGGTCACTATTCACCCCTGGCCATACAGAAGTGGACTATCCTTTTGTAACTGGAGTAGGTCCTAAAGCTGCAGAAAATGTAGCAAAAAAAACATTGAAACTAGCAGAGAAAAGACTGCAAAAAGCACAAGCTTAA
- a CDS encoding DnaJ domain-containing protein, translated as MNSKWYRELELTPGADKEQIKKAFRRLAKRYHPDINQAPGAQAKFIRLRQAHDHLMNPEKYRRPTKANYTKTSSTKNTRRSRYSTSQKNSSTNRNNAKEEQRKKADERRKKAEAKRWARNEEAMRKICYFMKYPVAFLLLFNALLVIDYTLPAVKSTETTVLIYQYGKKSARHTSNPNARDKVYFTNGKALTVKPYNLGLNEEVTLYSTRLFGFINYAEIFNGERILKFEALIHPTKTFWPLIAIYFICSLMFLLIVKSTEIKMKIGIAGLFDGIIHLTVIYFLS; from the coding sequence ATGAACAGCAAGTGGTATCGTGAACTTGAACTTACTCCTGGCGCAGATAAAGAGCAAATAAAAAAAGCCTTTCGGCGCTTAGCCAAAAGGTACCACCCTGACATCAACCAAGCGCCTGGAGCACAGGCAAAGTTCATCCGGCTGAGACAAGCCCATGACCACCTGATGAACCCAGAAAAGTACAGGAGGCCTACCAAAGCCAACTACACTAAAACCAGTTCTACAAAAAACACCAGAAGAAGCCGTTACAGCACCTCGCAAAAAAACAGCAGCACAAACCGTAATAACGCAAAAGAAGAACAACGCAAAAAAGCAGACGAGCGAAGAAAGAAAGCTGAGGCAAAACGCTGGGCAAGGAATGAAGAAGCTATGAGAAAAATCTGCTATTTCATGAAATACCCGGTAGCTTTTCTTTTATTGTTTAATGCACTTCTTGTCATAGATTATACACTTCCCGCTGTAAAGTCTACAGAAACCACTGTTTTAATTTACCAATATGGTAAAAAAAGTGCTAGACACACCTCTAATCCTAACGCTAGGGACAAGGTTTACTTTACCAACGGGAAGGCACTTACTGTAAAACCTTATAACCTTGGACTTAACGAAGAAGTAACACTATACTCAACTCGCCTTTTTGGATTTATCAATTATGCTGAAATTTTTAATGGCGAGAGGATATTAAAATTTGAAGCGTTAATTCACCCAACTAAGACGTTCTGGCCTCTCATAGCCATTTACTTCATATGTTCCTTAATGTTTCTTCTTATAGTTAAAAGTACAGAGATTAAAATGAAAATTGGTATTGCAGGTTTATTTGATGGGATAATACACCTAACGGTCATTTATTTTCTCTCATAA